In Candidatus Zixiibacteriota bacterium, a genomic segment contains:
- a CDS encoding GNAT family N-acetyltransferase, with translation MGASRENVSVNVQRKPVPEMNEFTTRFLTEDDYSKWNRFVASSPSGSIYSTPEYLDALCSAAGGSFKILACLKGDEIAGGIGLYENTSPFGTFVSNRLLLYYNGLVLGNHKSSHPYQDTSRSIKIMSALQTDLAACDYGRVLLHNRSPIADLRPFLAAGWRAEPSYTYVVQIDDLEKLQSRMEQNLRRLINRCESNDVTFSDDDDFDSFFRMHEDTHQRKDAPLYLPRSEFRKYFEKLKSQNLCRLYQARTKEGRSIAAQLVLRNEHPVTHTVCAAADQEFLNIGSTPYLRWKAFEDLSAAGYKANDLTDAALNPVTRFKGQLGGDLETTFILTRPDALRFRVGESARSLYYKGRGAMGRLIKHAGVWSSR, from the coding sequence ATGGGTGCATCCCGGGAAAATGTTTCTGTCAACGTCCAGAGAAAGCCGGTTCCAGAGATGAACGAGTTCACTACCAGATTTCTGACTGAAGATGACTACAGCAAATGGAATAGATTTGTCGCAAGCTCTCCATCGGGCAGCATTTATAGCACTCCTGAATATCTGGATGCTCTCTGTTCCGCTGCGGGAGGATCTTTCAAGATTCTCGCATGCCTTAAAGGTGATGAGATCGCCGGAGGGATCGGACTCTATGAGAATACTTCCCCTTTCGGTACATTTGTATCTAACCGGCTGTTGCTTTATTACAACGGGCTTGTGCTTGGAAATCACAAGTCCAGCCATCCGTACCAGGATACATCCAGAAGCATCAAGATAATGTCGGCACTTCAGACAGATTTGGCAGCGTGCGACTATGGGAGGGTGCTGCTCCACAATCGAAGTCCGATCGCAGATCTGAGGCCATTTCTCGCTGCGGGCTGGCGCGCCGAGCCAAGCTACACATATGTTGTTCAAATCGATGATCTTGAAAAGCTTCAATCAAGAATGGAGCAGAACCTGAGGCGCTTAATCAATCGTTGCGAAAGCAACGATGTCACATTCTCCGATGACGACGATTTCGACAGTTTCTTCAGGATGCATGAGGATACTCACCAGAGAAAAGATGCGCCTCTCTACCTGCCGCGCAGTGAGTTCAGGAAGTACTTCGAAAAGCTCAAGTCGCAGAATCTTTGCCGACTGTATCAGGCGAGAACAAAGGAAGGGCGCTCTATTGCCGCTCAACTTGTTCTGCGAAATGAGCACCCTGTCACGCATACGGTCTGTGCTGCGGCAGATCAGGAATTTCTCAATATCGGTTCGACACCCTATCTCAGATGGAAAGCATTTGAAGATCTTTCCGCTGCCGGATATAAAGCAAATGATCTCACAGATGCGGCTTTGAATCCGGTCACACGCTTCAAAGGCCAACTCGGCGGTGACCTTGAGACGACGTTTATTCTGACCAGACCGGATGCGCTTAGGTTTCGCGTTGGCGAGAGCGCCCGCAGCCTCTACTACAAGGGACGTGGAGCAATGGGCAGACTGATCAAACACGCGGGCGTATGGAGCAGTCGATGA
- a CDS encoding thiamine pyrophosphate-binding protein, with amino-acid sequence MNRSRISGASAFCAVMERLGIDTVFGLPGTQNIDLYEALRNSSIRTVLATSETSAAFMANGYYRSSGRTAAILTIPGPGFAYAVPGLAEAKHDSAAMVHIVVTRNEPLDHKFKLQALDIEAIACPIVKKTFVIDTAASIEPILTQAYTEAVTGEPGPVVVIIDRLSLLDKIDVPGESSPDTIGNKSATDGQVDEVADIIAQSDAVAILAGQGAADAATQIVRLAEMLESPVITTCSGRGLIPESHRLSFDIDYSIGGVEHVNKLFGKCDLILAIGCKFSHNGTAGFALDIPQSKLVHVDASEEVLASKNYPAKMEIHSDAKTFIEMLLARAESFSDRSRGFANFGKMKTNVRIERTSRLEHEPKIDGAETEGLSRFFEVINELASRETIIVTDAGLHQTLTRNYLIVERPRGLVVPSDMQSMGFGLPAAIGAGLANPDKKILAIVGDGCFRISAMELTTAVREGIDLTLVLFSDTVLGSIRFQQLASFGQEHAVRVGPVDYADLSRSLGVAYFYLQGSPEQVIEKCVSTPGVKLLEVKLKDSATLQKMQRKAIIREKISNSPVANVIKGIKNRLKLD; translated from the coding sequence ATGAATCGATCCAGAATCAGTGGTGCGAGCGCTTTCTGCGCGGTAATGGAACGTCTCGGTATCGATACCGTGTTCGGCCTTCCCGGCACACAGAATATAGACCTCTATGAAGCGTTACGTAACTCATCGATCAGAACAGTGCTTGCGACCAGCGAGACCTCGGCTGCGTTCATGGCCAACGGCTACTATCGATCATCCGGAAGAACTGCCGCGATACTCACAATTCCGGGGCCGGGATTCGCATATGCGGTACCAGGGCTCGCAGAGGCAAAGCACGACTCGGCAGCTATGGTTCATATTGTTGTGACACGCAATGAGCCACTGGACCATAAGTTCAAGTTGCAGGCATTGGACATTGAAGCAATAGCATGCCCGATAGTAAAGAAGACATTTGTGATAGATACAGCCGCGTCGATTGAACCGATCCTGACGCAGGCCTATACGGAAGCGGTCACCGGCGAACCGGGACCTGTGGTGGTAATAATCGACAGGCTTTCTCTTCTGGATAAGATCGACGTTCCCGGTGAATCGTCTCCAGATACGATCGGGAACAAGTCTGCTACAGATGGGCAAGTTGATGAGGTTGCGGATATAATTGCACAATCGGATGCTGTCGCGATATTGGCAGGTCAGGGAGCTGCAGATGCTGCCACGCAGATTGTGAGACTGGCGGAGATGCTGGAGTCACCGGTTATAACCACCTGTTCGGGCAGAGGGCTGATACCAGAGAGTCATCGTCTATCATTCGACATCGACTACAGCATCGGCGGGGTTGAGCATGTTAACAAGCTATTCGGGAAGTGCGATCTGATTCTGGCAATAGGATGCAAGTTTTCGCACAATGGCACCGCAGGATTTGCTCTCGACATACCACAGAGCAAACTGGTGCACGTGGATGCATCGGAGGAAGTGCTCGCATCGAAAAACTATCCAGCCAAAATGGAAATCCACTCGGACGCGAAGACATTCATAGAGATGCTGCTTGCGCGAGCAGAGAGTTTCTCAGACAGGTCGAGAGGATTTGCGAACTTCGGGAAAATGAAGACTAACGTGCGTATCGAAAGAACGAGCCGGTTGGAGCACGAGCCTAAGATCGACGGAGCGGAAACGGAAGGCCTTTCGAGATTCTTCGAGGTGATAAACGAGCTCGCATCGAGAGAAACCATTATCGTCACCGACGCCGGACTTCACCAGACTCTTACTCGAAACTATCTGATTGTCGAAAGACCGCGTGGATTGGTTGTGCCATCAGACATGCAATCTATGGGATTCGGACTGCCGGCGGCAATAGGAGCCGGCCTTGCCAATCCTGACAAGAAAATACTGGCGATAGTCGGCGATGGGTGCTTCCGGATATCAGCTATGGAATTGACAACTGCCGTTCGTGAAGGCATCGATTTGACATTGGTTCTGTTCTCGGATACTGTGCTCGGATCGATTCGATTTCAGCAACTCGCGAGTTTCGGCCAGGAGCACGCCGTAAGAGTCGGTCCGGTCGATTACGCCGATCTTTCTCGATCCCTCGGAGTGGCGTATTTCTATTTGCAGGGCTCCCCGGAGCAGGTGATCGAGAAATGCGTCAGTACTCCGGGAGTTAAATTGCTCGAGGTGAAACTCAAAGATTCCGCAACATTGCAGAAGATGCAAAGGAAAGCAATCATACGTGAGAAGATTAGCAACTCACCTGTCGCCAACGTGATAAAAGGCATCAAAAACAGATTGAAACTAGATTAG